Part of the Gemmatimonadota bacterium genome, TGGTGACGACGTTGATGGCGCCGCCGATGGCTCCGGCGCCGTACAAGGCGCCCTGGGGAGCCTTGAGCACCGCAATGCGGTCGATGTCGAACAGGTCCTGGTTTATGAAGTCCTGGGCCGGCGCCTGGACCCCGTCGAAATTCACGACGACCGGCGAATCTCCCTGCTGCGGTGCGGCAAGCCCCCGTGCGGACAGATTGACCACCCCCATCCTGTAGGACTGGCGCAGCACCAGATTGGGAGTCAGGTCCGCGACGTCCTTGATGCGCGTGATGCCGGCGTCCTCGACCTGGGATTCCGAGAACACCGTGATGGACTCGGGGATGTCCTGAACGCTCTCGGACCGCTTCCTGGCGGTTACCAGAATCTCTTCGAGTTCGGGTTCCTGCGCATACACCGGCACACACAGCAG contains:
- a CDS encoding TonB-dependent receptor encodes the protein MSKLSRVHRAQTGRVMARVVGPVLAVLLCVPVYAQEPELEEILVTARKRSESVQDIPESITVFSESQVEDAGITRIKDVADLTPNLVLRQSYRMGVVNLSARGLAAPQQGDSPVVVNFDGVQAPAQDFINQDLFDIDRIAVLKAPQGALYGAGAIGGAINVVT